In Chitinophaga oryzae, the sequence CTGAAGTCCGGCAGCATGACTGCAGATGACCTCGCTGCTGCCGACCGATTCCTGGCAGACCAGATGACTGAAGCTGAAAAAAGACTTTTCGACGCGCGTCTGAAAACAGACGCCACGCTCAATCAACAGGTGAAACGGTTTGAACTTTTCCGCCGGCTGCTGGCACAACGCATCTGTAAAGATCCCTCCCGGGATGCGCTGCTGCATCAGCTGTTCTCCCGCCGCAACGCCTGGTTTACGCTGAAAGAAAGTACGCCCACGCATATCCGCAACACTGTCATCCTCATTGCCCTGTTTGCCGCAGGCGTTGCCATCATGTTGTATGTCAGCCCTTGGCGGAAAAACATCTACCGCCAGTTTGCCTCCACCGAAATGCAGGCGCCCGACGCAGACAGCCTCCGGCTACCGCGGGAAGCGATTGAGAAATTCAACCGCGGCCATTTTGCCGACGCCATCACCATACTGGACAAAGTACTGCAGCAATATCCCAATAACCTCTACGCCCGCTACTACCGCGGCGTATGCAAGGTAGACCTGAACCAGCTCCAGCCGGCACGGGCAGACCTGCTACAGGTATATCAACAAAGCAACGACCTCAAATACGAAGCTGCTTTTTACATGGGACTGAGCTATCTTAAGGAAGGACACAGGCAGGAATGTCTGGACTGGTTACTCAAAATACCATCCCAGGCTCCCAATTATATCAAGGTGCAGAAGCTGATAGAAGAATTAGGCGGATAGCTTATACGGATTGCTACTGTAATGGATAAAGCTTTCCACCTCCTCTTTAATCAACTCATAAACAGGCGCTTTTTCCCTTTTTATACGCACCAGCTGCTGTAATACCAGGAAGTAAATTTCACCCCTGCTGCAGCCATCCATCTGGGCTTTAAGAATGTCGTTTTTTACCGCTTCACAACTGTTGGCATCCAGTTTCTGGTAAATGACATACAAGTCGTTCATCCAACTCATACCGCTAAAGTTTTTATTTCATAGGAACCTAAAGATATTAAAAAAAATCGTAAATCACAAATAAATCACGGGATTGCGTACAGGCAGGTTCCTGAGCACTTCATCTACCTGAGGATCATGGTTTAACATCAGCCAGAGGCGGTAATAATCCATATTATTGAAAGCTGCCGCCCCAAACAACAGGAAAGGCTGTGCTACCGGCCACTCGCTCCAGTACATTACATCTTTGGGATAAGGCCAGGTGCTCTTGTCTTTCACATAAGGATACAGGAAAGCAATGCCTTTGCCTATATTACGCTGCTCTGCCGTATACTGCCAGAGGTTATTCTTTTTGTCGCTCAGCAGCTGGCAAATAGTGCTCATCGCATCGAGGTTAAACAACGAGTAGCCGTAAGGTTTAGTCCGGCGCAGTTCCAGCGGAAAACTGCCGTCTTCCGCCATCTGTGCGGGCAACAATACTGTTTTATAACGGTTGATACAGAAGTTGGTCCACTCGCGGTTACCGGTAAACTGTGCAAAAGCGGCTACCTGCATCACCCAGCAGGTACCGTGATTGTTCTTCGCATTCATCTCATCCTTACCATAAGGATGGGTAGTCATCCAGTTCAGGTAGGCGGTAAACCAGCTCTTAAACGCCACCAGGTCGGCCGGCGGTATTACGCCGGCCTTTTCCATGACCCGCAGCGCCTGTACCACTTCCAGCAGCTGTATAGTATCGATGATACCAATCCCCCTGCCGGTAGCACGGCCTTTGATAGCCTGCGCATACAACAGGCCGGGGTTCATCCGCGTAGCCTCATCTTCAAACCAGGCACGGGCATGCACCAGGGCATGCTGCAGGTACGTTTTATCTTTTGTGGCCACGTAGCCCGCTGCCAGCGCCCCCATCACGCGACTGAAACGGATCATCACCTCGCGGTGCTTCACAAAGTTATCCGGATTACTTTGCCCGTCGCGCTGCACATACGGACTATCGGCAGATGCCGGGTTCGGCCACCAGTAATCGCCTTCGGAATAAAAATCGTGCTTGCCGCCCGCACTACGGTCACAGCTAAACGCAGTAATCGTCAGCGGCATCTGTTGCAGCGCCCAGCCGGCACGCTCCAGGATAGCCGGCCTGGTGTCCTGCAGCACCTTCTTCAGCAGCGGGGACTGTGCCTGCACCTGCCCGGCGAGCAGTAATAAAAACAATATAATGTACCGCATAGGAATTAATATTTGTTCACGCAAAGACGCCAAGCAGCAGAGGCGCTAAGAAAAATAAGAAAAAAAGAAGATCACGCAAAGACACTAAGCAGCAGAGGCGCTAAGAAAAATAAGAAAAAAAGAGCACACAAAGAGGTCAGGAAAAGGAGAAACGAAAAACAGCAAAGGGCGATCTCCGCTCCTTTGCTGCTTATGTTGCTTAGCGACTTTGCGTGATGAAGACCTTTCCGTCATGCCCTCCCACTTCCATGGTAAAGGTACCGGTATGCCGGCCATAACTTTTCCCGGTCCAGTAATCCAGCACCTCACAGGGTTTGTCCAGTTTTACCGTTAGTTTTTTGGGAGATGTCTGCCAGTTGAGTAAGATGATATTTTTTCCTGTCGCCGTATTGACTTCTCCCACTTCAAAATTGGTATCGGTGAAGGCGGCCGCTTTCGCCGTGGGAGGCGCTGCTTTGCGCAGCATATCCAGCCGTTCAGGCGATATTTTGGTCAGGTCATCACCGCTGAGCAACATGCCGCCGGTAGCATATATCAGCGCCGCATGGAAGTTAAACTCATTGTCAGGCATATTACCGGTGAGCACCAGGCAGTCGGGGTCGTTCCACCACAGACGGCCATTTTGCCAGGAGCGGTAGAGATTCTCCCGGCCTGACTTTTCGAAGACGGTCCAGGTGCGTTTGATATCCATACTGCTGCGGGAACCGTGTACCAGTCCCAGTGAAGGCCACAGCGGGTGATTGCACCCGAGGATAAAAGCGTCGCGGGTACCTTTGAGAATAGCGGTCATACCACGACGGTAAGCTTCCACCCTTGTTGCATTTTTGTCGTAATAAACGCCGCCATGAATTGCTCCCCAGAAATTGGCGTCGAGCTTGAAGTAAGTAACGCCCCAGTCGTTGCGCATGGTGCGGAACAGCTGTTCAAAATGCCGTTGTACTTCCGGATGGGTGCCATCCAGCACGTACCACGGCTTCAGGCGCCAGCCGCCGAAAGTAACCAGGTCGCTGCGCAGCGGTTTGCCGTTTTTGTCTTTCACCAGCCATTCGGGATGCTGTTTGAAGATGGTGGAATTGCTGTCGCAGATAAAAGGCGCTACCCAGATAGCCGGCTCAAACCCTTTATCACGGATGGTATGCAGCACCTGCTGCACGTTGCCGCCGAAAGAGTTGCCCACCTCCAGCCAGTCGCCCATATGCGGCTGATAACCGTCGTCCAGCTGGATGTATTTCAGCGCAGGAATATTGGTTTTGATATAATCGAGATTATCATAAATATTCTGCGCGGTCACCCTGGGACCAAAACAATACCAGGAGCACCAGCCGGCAGGCGGCGCTTTGAACTCCAGCCGCGGATGGAAATGATGAATGCGGGCAGCAAAGCGGTCCAGCAGGTTGTTGCCGTCCCTGCCGCTAAGCACCATCAGTTCCTCCAGCTTAAACTCCTTGCCCGGCGCCAGCTCAAGGTCTTCCAGGTCTATCACTGCCTTGATGGTATCTGCGGAGAGGTAGAACTTGCCCACAAAGCGGTTACTGGAAGTATATCCCAGCAACAGCTGTACGTCTTTCACGGGGTACAGGCGCAGCAGGTTGTAAACCGCCAGGTAACCTTCGGGCTTCGGTATTTTATAATGGCCTTCATCGGTGTAGTTGCCTAATGTTTTAGGCGCCGCCAGTGTACCGGCAGTCTGCGTCAGCATCTGGAAACCTTCTGCATAGAAGGGCGTAGAAGACGGCAATACCCTGCCTACGGCGCCCAGCACCACTTCTTTCAGTTTTACAGGCTGCCCACCGGTATTGACTACCCGTACATCGCACAGTTCGCCGGACCAGTTGCGTACCACCTTCACGGTGGCCGGCGCCACGGCGCCGCCGGACTGGTACACCGTAGCCGGACTGGCTTTCAGCGCTTTTATAAAACGGTCTGTTTCTCCTGCGCGGGCCAGTAAGTGGACCA encodes:
- a CDS encoding tetratricopeptide repeat protein is translated as MSPEIHYDQDYIEGLLQHSPEIIDDIYQRFASKEKRFILQKSGTVKDAAHIFEEALMDIYYYARRHPLQVSSFEPFLQLLCKRIWERELERRGQRIAGMEAEENAALTRDDMIDIEDVLKEGEKRRLAYSYYLQLSDTCKELLSWSLTDCLQEDIAVATKIPVQELPASRQSCYLSLFKDLDAKLKSGSMTADDLAAADRFLADQMTEAEKRLFDARLKTDATLNQQVKRFELFRRLLAQRICKDPSRDALLHQLFSRRNAWFTLKESTPTHIRNTVILIALFAAGVAIMLYVSPWRKNIYRQFASTEMQAPDADSLRLPREAIEKFNRGHFADAITILDKVLQQYPNNLYARYYRGVCKVDLNQLQPARADLLQVYQQSNDLKYEAAFYMGLSYLKEGHRQECLDWLLKIPSQAPNYIKVQKLIEELGG
- a CDS encoding alginate lyase family protein, which encodes MRYIILFLLLLAGQVQAQSPLLKKVLQDTRPAILERAGWALQQMPLTITAFSCDRSAGGKHDFYSEGDYWWPNPASADSPYVQRDGQSNPDNFVKHREVMIRFSRVMGALAAGYVATKDKTYLQHALVHARAWFEDEATRMNPGLLYAQAIKGRATGRGIGIIDTIQLLEVVQALRVMEKAGVIPPADLVAFKSWFTAYLNWMTTHPYGKDEMNAKNNHGTCWVMQVAAFAQFTGNREWTNFCINRYKTVLLPAQMAEDGSFPLELRRTKPYGYSLFNLDAMSTICQLLSDKKNNLWQYTAEQRNIGKGIAFLYPYVKDKSTWPYPKDVMYWSEWPVAQPFLLFGAAAFNNMDYYRLWLMLNHDPQVDEVLRNLPVRNPVIYL
- a CDS encoding glycoside hydrolase family 36 protein → MKKHSLILTTCLLLVHLLARAGETDRFIKALKASPATVYQSGGAVAPATVKVVRNWSGELCDVRVVNTGGQPVKLKEVVLGAVGRVLPSSTPFYAEGFQMLTQTAGTLAAPKTLGNYTDEGHYKIPKPEGYLAVYNLLRLYPVKDVQLLLGYTSSNRFVGKFYLSADTIKAVIDLEDLELAPGKEFKLEELMVLSGRDGNNLLDRFAARIHHFHPRLEFKAPPAGWCSWYCFGPRVTAQNIYDNLDYIKTNIPALKYIQLDDGYQPHMGDWLEVGNSFGGNVQQVLHTIRDKGFEPAIWVAPFICDSNSTIFKQHPEWLVKDKNGKPLRSDLVTFGGWRLKPWYVLDGTHPEVQRHFEQLFRTMRNDWGVTYFKLDANFWGAIHGGVYYDKNATRVEAYRRGMTAILKGTRDAFILGCNHPLWPSLGLVHGSRSSMDIKRTWTVFEKSGRENLYRSWQNGRLWWNDPDCLVLTGNMPDNEFNFHAALIYATGGMLLSGDDLTKISPERLDMLRKAAPPTAKAAAFTDTNFEVGEVNTATGKNIILLNWQTSPKKLTVKLDKPCEVLDYWTGKSYGRHTGTFTMEVGGHDGKVFITQSR